A single Phragmites australis chromosome 4, lpPhrAust1.1, whole genome shotgun sequence DNA region contains:
- the LOC133914264 gene encoding uncharacterized protein LOC133914264: MIGYIESLEKLGFPLSPELATDVILQSLPASFEPFILNFHMNSMEKSMAELHGMLKTAEESIKKSSSHVMMVQKDSKKRKRKDKAKTSDEISSSKPKPVGKPKAGPAASDTCHHCHKTSHWRRNCKLYLEELKKKKGSKTSSSGTEKD, from the exons atgattggttacattgaaagcctggaaaaacttggttttccccttagccctgagttggctacggatgtaattctccagtcgctccctgcgagcttcgagccgttcattttgaactttcatatgaacagcatggagaaaagcatggctgaattgcatgggatgctaaaaactgctgaggaaagcattaagaagagctctagtcatgtgatgatggttcaaaaggatagcaagaagagaaagcgcaaggacaaggctaaaacttcggatgagatctcgagttctaagcctaaacctgttggaaagcccaaggctggccctgccgcttctgacacttgccaccactgccataagactagtcattggcggaggaactgcaaattgtacttggaagaactcaaaaagaagaagggaagtaagacttcatcttcag ggactgaaaaggactag